One Pseudobacteriovorax antillogorgiicola genomic region harbors:
- a CDS encoding TonB-dependent receptor plug domain-containing protein, which translates to MQHAVLIMLLMAPGIALAMENMTIIDRRLENFSETRTKTMIISRDEIELSGATNLSGLMESYPGFRVMDGHRGKTLTLYGVGGKYIKIMINGVPLLGRLNGEYDISRIKLDRVERIEIIKGPSSSLHGSDAMAGTINIITRWGTLKEVEVMARGGSLGERGLSAQAVYNTDDQGLQIQGDRYINPGYERNDDTGTLKTPDLDEVGLGIQFSQDLGRWGETVFVNQYQNRRIGITDANPISRAVIDRSNDIHLLSSMIQHTYNNDRTGQVKVKASYDRYDDAYELDQRGANILDTKEDTLETSQSVGLAWDEQISHHSLSAGFDQTETSFDSDRVAGDSKEKSVTDLYIQDEVNWRKLTGVFGTRLENDGQFGQHQSSHGSLAYQLTDHLQLSATYSEGFRAPSFKELYMNFVNTSVGYEVTGNQDLEPETSQYTSLNLEGQWTRLRLALTVFQNDFDNLIVTTLNSESTPISPMYRYENIQKARYQGYSAELQIYGNQYYSMKMSHSEIDSRDRELDRQIQDRPRHRSKLAVTVHPHQSLDLLLSLNHFGKRVFYREAEDLWQDPYVSGRLAIQYKVNQTWQLGLVGDNLLDEGDARYLPIKPRSYSVSVRARY; encoded by the coding sequence ATGCAACACGCAGTATTAATTATGCTTTTAATGGCTCCGGGGATTGCCCTAGCCATGGAAAATATGACGATTATCGACCGAAGGCTCGAAAATTTTTCAGAAACCAGAACCAAGACAATGATCATAAGTCGTGATGAGATCGAGTTGAGTGGGGCGACCAACCTCTCGGGCTTGATGGAAAGCTATCCAGGTTTTCGAGTGATGGATGGCCATCGAGGCAAAACTCTGACTCTATATGGAGTGGGAGGGAAGTATATCAAGATCATGATTAATGGGGTGCCCCTATTGGGTCGACTTAATGGTGAATATGATATCAGTAGGATCAAGCTTGATCGTGTCGAGCGTATCGAGATTATCAAAGGCCCAAGCTCATCTCTTCATGGTTCAGATGCTATGGCTGGAACCATAAATATCATCACTCGTTGGGGAACTTTGAAGGAGGTCGAAGTAATGGCTCGTGGTGGGTCGCTCGGCGAACGTGGACTAAGTGCTCAAGCCGTCTATAACACCGATGACCAAGGGTTGCAGATTCAGGGTGATCGCTACATAAACCCTGGTTATGAACGCAATGACGATACGGGCACTTTGAAGACTCCGGACCTTGACGAAGTAGGGCTTGGTATTCAATTCTCACAGGACTTAGGGCGTTGGGGTGAAACCGTTTTCGTCAACCAATATCAGAATCGGCGGATTGGCATTACAGACGCTAATCCTATTAGCCGTGCGGTCATTGACCGGAGTAATGACATTCACCTCCTCTCATCCATGATTCAGCACACATATAATAACGATCGTACTGGTCAGGTTAAAGTTAAGGCGAGCTACGATCGATATGATGACGCTTATGAACTTGACCAACGAGGCGCTAATATCCTCGATACCAAAGAGGATACTTTAGAAACAAGCCAATCAGTGGGCCTAGCGTGGGATGAACAGATTTCTCATCACAGTTTATCAGCTGGCTTCGATCAAACCGAAACTAGCTTTGATTCAGATCGAGTTGCTGGTGACAGCAAAGAGAAATCCGTGACGGATCTTTATATCCAGGACGAGGTGAATTGGAGAAAGTTAACGGGCGTATTTGGCACTAGGCTAGAGAACGATGGTCAGTTTGGGCAACATCAAAGCAGTCATGGCTCTCTAGCCTACCAACTGACAGATCACCTTCAGCTCTCAGCAACCTATAGCGAAGGCTTCAGAGCCCCGAGTTTTAAGGAGCTGTATATGAACTTCGTCAATACATCTGTAGGCTATGAAGTGACAGGCAATCAAGATCTGGAGCCGGAAACATCTCAATACACATCTCTCAATCTAGAGGGGCAATGGACTCGCTTGCGCCTTGCCTTAACTGTTTTTCAAAATGACTTCGATAACTTAATTGTAACGACACTGAATTCAGAGTCCACTCCGATTAGCCCTATGTATCGCTATGAAAATATTCAAAAAGCTCGCTATCAGGGTTACAGTGCTGAATTACAGATTTACGGCAATCAGTACTATAGCATGAAAATGAGCCACAGTGAGATTGATTCCCGAGATCGTGAATTGGATCGTCAGATTCAAGATCGGCCCCGACATCGCAGCAAGCTTGCAGTTACCGTCCACCCTCATCAATCTCTAGACCTTTTGCTAAGTCTTAATCACTTCGGAAAACGAGTGTTCTATAGGGAGGCAGAAGATCTATGGCAAGACCCATACGTCAGCGGCCGATTGGCAATTCAATATAAGGTGAATCAAACTTGGCAGCTAGGATTGGTCGGTGACAATCTTCTCGATGAGGGTGATGCTCGGTACCTCCCTATCAAGCCTAGATCCTATAGTGTTTCGGTGAGGGCACGGTATTAG
- a CDS encoding alpha/beta fold hydrolase: MFKSVQYASLLAYLSPTLAFGATIPATEDLNRETEFSGFAEQELEPFFESGDEQWITGEKGLSLRLRTFLQDGDKAIVMAHGFVENINRYKETIYDFYQAGYSIFAYDHRGHGASDLIAKNPDVGHVDRWDNYVKDFSQVVELASRDFDKIYLFGHSMGGAVVTTYLQGEPNPKVAKAVLSAPMHEIPTDPYPKLIARGIVGSAVLIGLGEKWAPGEGPNDPETWTIDTFNESRSKARVDYYIAEMKALGWGSRAGASNNWVKEVLDATKRMTKSWQIKKISTPLLILQASDDDFALPGGQEKVCAEAPSCKLVQYENSFHSLFIEVDRIRVPYFQDIFKFLAE; encoded by the coding sequence ATGTTTAAGTCAGTTCAGTATGCTTCCTTACTCGCCTACCTCTCGCCCACCTTGGCCTTTGGTGCTACCATTCCAGCTACAGAAGACCTGAATCGTGAAACAGAGTTTTCTGGCTTTGCTGAGCAAGAACTCGAACCATTTTTTGAATCTGGTGATGAGCAATGGATTACTGGAGAGAAAGGGCTCTCTCTGAGACTTCGAACCTTCCTACAAGACGGGGACAAAGCCATTGTCATGGCCCATGGCTTTGTCGAGAATATTAACCGATACAAAGAAACAATCTACGACTTCTACCAGGCGGGATACTCTATTTTCGCCTACGACCATCGTGGTCATGGTGCCTCCGATCTGATAGCAAAAAACCCAGATGTTGGTCATGTGGATCGCTGGGACAACTATGTGAAAGACTTCTCTCAAGTGGTCGAGCTTGCCAGTCGCGACTTTGATAAAATCTACTTGTTCGGTCACTCCATGGGCGGCGCAGTTGTTACCACCTATCTCCAAGGAGAGCCAAACCCGAAAGTGGCAAAAGCAGTACTCAGCGCCCCCATGCATGAGATTCCAACTGACCCTTATCCCAAGTTAATTGCCCGCGGAATTGTTGGTAGTGCTGTCCTTATTGGACTTGGAGAAAAATGGGCTCCAGGAGAAGGCCCCAACGACCCGGAAACCTGGACAATCGATACTTTCAATGAATCCCGTTCTAAAGCACGGGTCGATTACTACATTGCAGAGATGAAAGCCTTAGGTTGGGGGAGCCGAGCCGGGGCTTCAAATAACTGGGTGAAAGAGGTCCTTGATGCCACCAAAAGGATGACTAAGAGTTGGCAGATAAAGAAGATTTCGACACCACTCCTTATTTTGCAAGCCTCAGACGACGATTTTGCTCTTCCAGGCGGCCAAGAAAAAGTATGTGCCGAAGCTCCTAGCTGTAAGCTGGTACAATATGAAAACTCATTTCACTCACTGTTCATAGAAGTCGACCGAATTCGCGTCCCCTATTTTCAAGATATCTTTAAGTTCTTAGCTGAATAA
- a CDS encoding YtfJ family protein: MNKYFAVACALGILSSSTALASLPELHKKPKTIELQGDKGGLVKDESSWSSHSLQNKTHLLVYVDPDESEMNEALTQRLKSENFNPNAFSSVAIINMAATWKPNFAIQNVLEKKQKEYPNTLYVMDKDKVLVKEWELQDDSYDVILFDRDGKVIFRKDGALNKDEIEKVVKLIRSEHEGEEQRQATKAQETSKG, encoded by the coding sequence ATGAACAAATATTTCGCCGTCGCCTGTGCGCTAGGTATCTTATCAAGTTCTACAGCACTAGCAAGCCTTCCAGAGCTTCATAAAAAGCCGAAAACCATTGAGTTACAAGGAGACAAAGGTGGCTTGGTTAAAGATGAAAGTTCTTGGTCTAGCCATAGTTTGCAGAACAAAACCCATCTGCTTGTCTACGTAGATCCCGACGAGTCAGAAATGAATGAAGCTCTGACCCAGCGCTTGAAAAGCGAGAATTTCAACCCGAATGCGTTCAGTTCAGTGGCTATTATCAACATGGCCGCTACTTGGAAACCTAACTTTGCTATACAAAATGTACTGGAAAAGAAACAAAAAGAGTACCCCAATACCCTATATGTTATGGACAAAGACAAAGTCCTAGTAAAAGAGTGGGAGCTTCAAGATGATTCCTATGACGTTATACTGTTTGATCGCGATGGTAAGGTTATCTTCCGAAAGGATGGAGCTTTAAACAAAGATGAAATCGAGAAGGTCGTAAAACTCATTCGCTCCGAGCACGAGGGTGAAGAGCAGCGACAAGCTACTAAAGCTCAGGAGACAAGCAAAGGGTAG
- a CDS encoding tRNA1(Val) (adenine(37)-N6)-methyltransferase translates to MAFRFQQFTVEQNRCGMRVCTDSNIFGAWIAPKLGARTALDIGTGTGLLSLMVCQRYSKLYIDGLEIDEEAASQAHVNSVSSPWGDRFRVNHGDINQWNDIPTLKQSYDVIFCNPPFFDRSLLSLDEKRRLARHEQSLTLYDLMEILDKRLECDGEGFLLLPATREDDLILASAGKNLFLNQLVKLRSRSNKEPHRIMVRLSREEGRFLKSCETILDENSDYTSWVQSLLQNYLLRYQKHV, encoded by the coding sequence ATGGCATTCAGGTTTCAACAGTTTACAGTGGAGCAAAATCGTTGTGGAATGAGAGTCTGCACCGATAGTAATATCTTCGGAGCGTGGATTGCGCCAAAGCTTGGCGCAAGAACGGCTCTTGATATCGGCACCGGTACTGGACTTTTGAGCTTGATGGTATGTCAGCGTTATTCCAAGTTGTATATTGACGGGCTTGAAATTGACGAGGAAGCGGCAAGTCAGGCACATGTTAACTCTGTTAGCAGCCCATGGGGAGATCGATTTAGAGTCAATCACGGGGATATCAATCAATGGAATGATATCCCGACTTTGAAGCAAAGCTACGATGTAATTTTTTGCAATCCACCATTCTTTGATAGGAGCCTGCTAAGTTTAGATGAAAAACGGCGCTTGGCAAGGCATGAACAGAGTCTGACCCTATATGATCTAATGGAAATCTTAGATAAAAGGCTAGAATGTGATGGCGAAGGTTTCTTGCTACTCCCAGCGACTAGAGAAGATGATTTGATTCTAGCTTCTGCTGGTAAGAATCTATTCCTAAACCAGTTAGTGAAACTGAGATCTCGCTCAAACAAAGAGCCTCACCGAATCATGGTCCGTCTTAGCCGTGAGGAAGGGCGATTTTTAAAGAGCTGTGAAACCATCCTCGACGAGAACTCAGATTACACATCCTGGGTTCAAAGCCTTCTTCAAAACTATCTGCTTCGCTATCAGAAACATGTCTAG
- a CDS encoding FAD-binding protein, with the protein MRMMLKQWFLVASIAGSYPAKAETTGLWDTNVNYERTFQCPEAEMISPESAEEVQIIVGRALVSGRKVMAGTKNFNSQIDAACAGNHQIQITTERLNRILMIDEKKQVAKVQSGVRLHELNRALHEKGLAINMVAEGGFFSIGGMLGSGTHGSTLTQGASLSDYLINVTMVDGRGSIRTIEGQELEAVKVNLGVLGVVVDATLRVEPLKKVKATIEKGKDDEVAAVMKRLAENHYSANVAWFPGLQEYTATLYDFVPNDTPGKGENNQAELPDWMIKAFKTAYQFSVQPNRPIAECALAQFRKTLRSKSYFYDNGKWQKNPVGWSDQMQYFKCNKNGTCPWDILPMVIQGYAIAMDQLPEWVADVKKIIDQHSTFLNRVCFPLNGIYFRFGEASDAWIAPSYGRTSVFIDLEYFMNTRGMTDDGEVVEVPALPKNFHVLQEIEQLTLQKYHARPHWGKNQAAAFYGVGQGHYEKWQDFIAYKNKVDPLNTFSNPWWQRILDKESPQIYRFPSCARDGNCICETDSDCGGDLSCVSGKVWKKARICQKI; encoded by the coding sequence ATGAGGATGATGCTAAAGCAATGGTTTCTTGTAGCTTCGATAGCAGGCAGCTATCCAGCCAAGGCTGAAACCACAGGTCTTTGGGATACCAATGTCAACTATGAGCGTACCTTTCAATGCCCCGAAGCAGAAATGATCTCACCAGAAAGTGCCGAAGAAGTCCAGATTATCGTAGGCAGGGCTTTAGTCAGTGGTCGCAAAGTGATGGCTGGGACCAAAAACTTTAATAGCCAGATCGATGCAGCATGCGCTGGCAACCATCAAATTCAAATTACCACTGAGCGACTCAATCGGATTCTGATGATCGATGAAAAAAAACAAGTGGCAAAGGTTCAATCTGGAGTGCGACTCCATGAACTGAATCGTGCGCTACACGAAAAGGGGCTTGCCATCAATATGGTTGCCGAAGGGGGGTTTTTCTCTATCGGAGGGATGCTAGGAAGTGGCACTCACGGTTCAACACTGACCCAGGGAGCAAGCCTTTCAGACTATCTTATCAATGTCACTATGGTGGATGGCCGCGGTAGTATTCGGACTATTGAGGGGCAAGAGCTTGAAGCTGTAAAAGTGAACCTGGGTGTTCTCGGTGTGGTTGTTGACGCAACGCTTCGCGTAGAACCCTTAAAGAAGGTCAAGGCTACGATTGAAAAGGGCAAAGATGACGAAGTTGCAGCAGTGATGAAACGTTTGGCTGAAAACCACTATTCTGCAAATGTTGCTTGGTTCCCAGGACTGCAAGAATACACAGCGACTTTGTATGACTTTGTTCCAAATGATACCCCTGGAAAAGGGGAAAATAATCAAGCTGAACTTCCTGATTGGATGATCAAAGCTTTTAAAACAGCCTATCAGTTTTCAGTGCAACCAAACCGACCAATTGCTGAATGTGCCTTAGCCCAGTTTAGAAAGACTCTACGATCGAAAAGCTATTTTTATGACAATGGCAAGTGGCAGAAAAATCCAGTTGGTTGGTCCGACCAAATGCAATATTTTAAGTGTAACAAGAATGGAACTTGCCCCTGGGATATTCTGCCCATGGTTATCCAGGGATACGCGATTGCCATGGATCAGCTGCCAGAGTGGGTTGCCGATGTAAAAAAGATCATCGATCAACATAGTACATTTTTGAATCGAGTTTGTTTTCCATTAAATGGAATTTACTTTCGGTTTGGTGAGGCGAGTGATGCTTGGATTGCCCCGAGTTATGGTCGTACTAGCGTATTCATCGACCTTGAATACTTTATGAATACTCGCGGGATGACGGATGATGGTGAAGTGGTCGAGGTGCCTGCCCTTCCCAAAAATTTTCATGTTTTGCAAGAAATTGAGCAGCTGACTCTCCAGAAATATCATGCAAGGCCTCACTGGGGCAAGAATCAAGCCGCAGCGTTCTATGGTGTAGGTCAGGGTCACTACGAAAAATGGCAGGATTTTATCGCCTATAAGAACAAGGTTGACCCCTTGAACACATTCTCGAATCCCTGGTGGCAAAGGATTCTCGATAAAGAAAGCCCTCAAATATACCGGTTCCCAAGCTGCGCTCGGGATGGCAATTGCATCTGTGAGACAGACAGCGACTGCGGTGGCGATCTGTCCTGTGTTTCGGGTAAAGTCTGGAAGAAAGCCCGTATTTGCCAAAAAATATAG